A region of the Kaistia geumhonensis genome:
CGGCCCTCGCCGATGCCGGCCTTTCGATCGGCGCGATCGACATGGTCATCGTCGCGACGGCGACGCCCGACGATACCTTCCCCTCGACCGCCGTCACGGTGCAGCGCAAGCTCGGCATGGAGCACGGCTCGGCCTTCGACCTGCAGGCCGTCTGCTCGGGCTTCGTCTTCGCGCTGTCGACGGCCGATGCCTTCATCCGCGCCAGCCAGGCCAAGCATGTGCTCGTGATCGGCGCCGAGACCTTTTCCCGCATTCTCGACTGGACCGACCGTACGACCTGCGTCCTGTTCGGCGACGGGGCCGGCGCCGTGGTGCTCGGTGCTTCCGTGCAGGATGGCACGCGCGAGGATCGCGGCGTGCTGACGACGCATCTGAGGTCCGACGGGCGCCACCGCGAAAAGCTCTATGTCGATGGCGGGCCGTCCTCGACCGGAACGGTGGGTCATCTGCGCATGGAGGGCCGCGAGGTCTTCAAGCACGCCGTCGGCATGATCACCGACGTCATCGAGGACGCCTTCCATGCGACCGGCTATGGCGCCGACGACGTCGACTGGTTCGTGCCCCACCAGGCCAATATCCGGATCATCGACGGCAGCGCCAAGAAGCTCGGGATTGCCAGCGAGAAGGTCGTGCGCACGGTCGCCGACCACGGCAACACCTCGGCGGCGTCGATCCCGCTGGCTCTTGCCGTCGCACGCGAGGACGGGCGCATCAAGCGTGGCGATCTGATCCTGCTCGAAGCGATGGGCGGCGGCTTCACATGGGGCTCGGCCCTGCTGCGCTGGTAGCCGGCGCTTCCGGAATATCGCTTGTTTGTCCAAGCCTTACGATCAAGGACGTTGACCGCCCCCTTCGCTGGCAATAGGGTCTTGCGTTGGGGGAAGGCGCCCATGGCGCCCGGAGAGAGGAAGAAGCGGACCATGGCAGGCAAGACGGTGACGCGTGCCGATCTTTGCGAGGCCGTCTACCAGAAGGTCGGTCTCTCGCGAACCGAATCCGCGGAACTGGTGGAACTCGTGCTCGACGAAATCAGCGCGTGCATCGTCCGCGGCGAACCGGTCAAGCTGTCGTCGTTCGGCTCCTTCGTGGTCCGCTCCAAGAGCGAGCGCGTCGGCCGCAATCCGAAGACGGGCGAGGAAGTGCCCATTTCGCCGCGTCGCGTCATGGTCTTCAAGCCGAGCAATGTGCTGAAGGCGCGGATCAACGGTACCTTGCTGCCGAATGGGGATGCCTCCCATTCGGAGGAGGAGTGAGTCGCGGCGCCTGGCGCCGTCCCTGCAACTGAATGTCCGAGGGTTCGGCCTTGTCCAAGGGTCCCGATGCATTCCGGACGATCAGCGAGGTGGCCGAGGAGCTCGACCTGCCGCAGCATGTGCTGCGCTTCTGGGAAACGCGCTTCTCGCAGATTCGGCCCATGAAGCGCGGCGGCGGCCGCCGCTATTATCGTCCTGACGACGTCGAACTGCTGCGGGGGATCCGGAAGCTGCTCTATGGCGAGGGCTATACGATCAAGGGCGTCCAGCGCATCCTGAAGGAACAGGGCGCCCGGCATGTCGTAGCGGCGGGCCTCGGCGGTGCGCTTGATCCCGCCCCACCCGGCCATCGATTCGAACCTGACTTCGAAGGCGACGTCCCCGAAGGAATCCTCGTGGACGAGCATCACGCGCCGCGCGGACCCGCTCCCCAGGTCGGCGGCTTCCTTGATCGTCGCCGCGAGCCGGTCTTCGGCGGGCGCAGCGAGCCGCCGCCGTCCTATCGCGCCCCGCAGATGGAGCCCGAGCCGCCGCGAGCCACCGAGTCGCGCAATGTCGATTTCGGACCGCTGCCGATGTCGCGCATCCCGGCCGCGCCGCCCGAAGAGCCGGAAGAGGCGGATGTCTATCTGCCGCCCCAGGCGACTCATCCCGCAAGGCCGGTCGAGCCCCGCCGGAGCGAGCCGCCCCGCCAGCCGCCTTTCGAAGGGGCGCTGCGCGGATTCGCGCCGCCGCTCGAGGACGACGACGCCCCGATGGCGGCCCGACCGGCACCGGCGCCGGCTGCGTCGGCCGAGCCGCTTCTTTCCGGCAGCGACATCGAGCGGCTGCAGGCGGCGCTGGTCGAACTCCTGGAATGCAAGCGCATCCTCGATCAGGCGCGTTGAGCCGCTTTCCGGTCCTGGAAGGGGGCGCGGGCTCCATCGAGCGCGCGGTCGTGGACAGTGATCGATAGCCGGTGACAAACCGCTTCGAACCATGCTAACAGCGGCGCGTCCGGTGCGGATCCCCCCTTTCCGCTCAACGCCCTGTGCGGCCGGCATGCCTGATGGCGGAGTGTAGCGCAGCCTGGTAGCGCACTTGTCTGGGGGACAAGTGGTCGTCGGTTCAAATCCGGCCACTCCGACCATTCCTTCAATCTCAGACTATCCCTTCGAACTCCCAATTCGCTTTGCCGGGCGCGATCATGTCGTCCGCGACAGATCCCGATCGAGCCGTATAAGCATTCGCGAGCGGGCGACGGCGCTTGGTGAAATATTCGTTCACGGCGGCGTGAGGACGGACGTCCCGGTTAACCATTCCCCGGAGGCGGTGCCGTTGCATGGCCATCCCGGCCCCGGACGAGGCTGTGCGACTCGCCGGCGGCGCCGGATGGTCGTGATGGGCGGCGCGAATTGGCTTGCCGCGTCGCAACCGAGAAGGCCGCCGAACCGTGCAGAAAGCGCTGTCCTCTGCTCACTAATCGAATGGCTGTTGCGCGAACAGCACAGAACTTGTTCGAATTCGCAGAGTTCTGCCGTTTCGGACGCGCATTGCAGTGCGATAGAGCTGCTTTGAGGGAGCGTTTTGAGCGCATCGGAGGCGCAGCGGCGGCGTCGGCCGCCCTTGCCGCGTCGCTGTCTGGAACCCATCTCATTTTTGCCCGTTTTGGACGTCAGAAGCCGGGTTGGGTCGGATGAAGATACCCCCAGTCCGGTCTTAGCTTTTTGTTAGCTATACTTGCCCAGTGACTGTGAAGCGTTTTGGCAACACTTTTCGACCGAAGCGCTAACCATCGCGAAAGCCGCTTGTAGCAAAACAGGATGCGCGTATGTT
Encoded here:
- a CDS encoding beta-ketoacyl-ACP synthase III gives rise to the protein MSFIRSVVLGCGSYLPERKLTNAELSTMVETSDEWIVQRTGIRARHIAAEGELTSDLATAAAVAALADAGLSIGAIDMVIVATATPDDTFPSTAVTVQRKLGMEHGSAFDLQAVCSGFVFALSTADAFIRASQAKHVLVIGAETFSRILDWTDRTTCVLFGDGAGAVVLGASVQDGTREDRGVLTTHLRSDGRHREKLYVDGGPSSTGTVGHLRMEGREVFKHAVGMITDVIEDAFHATGYGADDVDWFVPHQANIRIIDGSAKKLGIASEKVVRTVADHGNTSAASIPLALAVAREDGRIKRGDLILLEAMGGGFTWGSALLRW
- a CDS encoding integration host factor subunit alpha, with translation MAGKTVTRADLCEAVYQKVGLSRTESAELVELVLDEISACIVRGEPVKLSSFGSFVVRSKSERVGRNPKTGEEVPISPRRVMVFKPSNVLKARINGTLLPNGDASHSEEE
- a CDS encoding MerR family transcriptional regulator, which produces MSKGPDAFRTISEVAEELDLPQHVLRFWETRFSQIRPMKRGGGRRYYRPDDVELLRGIRKLLYGEGYTIKGVQRILKEQGARHVVAAGLGGALDPAPPGHRFEPDFEGDVPEGILVDEHHAPRGPAPQVGGFLDRRREPVFGGRSEPPPSYRAPQMEPEPPRATESRNVDFGPLPMSRIPAAPPEEPEEADVYLPPQATHPARPVEPRRSEPPRQPPFEGALRGFAPPLEDDDAPMAARPAPAPAASAEPLLSGSDIERLQAALVELLECKRILDQAR